One stretch of Labrenzia sp. CE80 DNA includes these proteins:
- a CDS encoding class I SAM-dependent methyltransferase gives MDSFFDDFREDISLVDGDVRRTTTDHTPHCSLAVIASMQKDQVNSAPASVPAVGMASRLERWISESSTATRQDAGLGIDRPPKDIHCVWGDYPVFYDFQNLDIALDELVRSGAELRGRLLDFGCSSGRNLAALQRAFGNDLELFGADPSQSSIEWLRANVHGVCAEVNRQEPPLPFEDATFDLVLAKSIWTHFSPSAARAWFREIERVMAPGGHFFFSTHGPHDIASRIAYNFPNPKYERFAGADHWTKEPFLSAAITGLRRQGYFFAPYKVVAHQGDIRGIDNAKTDDWGLMFMMPDFVKSLLPERLEVVSRSIARTGGRHDAYVVKRL, from the coding sequence ATGGATAGCTTTTTTGATGATTTTCGTGAGGATATTTCACTTGTCGATGGTGATGTAAGGCGGACGACGACCGATCATACCCCACACTGCAGCCTCGCCGTCATCGCGTCCATGCAGAAGGACCAAGTTAATAGCGCACCTGCGTCTGTTCCGGCAGTTGGAATGGCATCGAGGCTCGAAAGATGGATTTCGGAGTCATCAACAGCGACGAGGCAGGATGCTGGCCTTGGCATTGACCGCCCGCCAAAAGACATTCACTGCGTTTGGGGCGACTATCCGGTCTTCTACGACTTTCAGAACTTGGACATTGCACTTGATGAATTGGTGCGATCTGGCGCAGAGCTCCGCGGTCGCCTTCTCGACTTCGGCTGCAGTTCCGGTCGAAATTTGGCCGCCCTGCAGAGGGCGTTCGGTAACGATCTAGAACTTTTCGGTGCGGACCCATCTCAGTCGTCAATTGAGTGGCTACGTGCAAATGTCCACGGTGTATGCGCCGAGGTCAACCGCCAGGAGCCGCCCCTGCCGTTTGAGGATGCGACGTTTGACCTTGTGCTTGCCAAGAGTATTTGGACGCATTTCTCGCCCTCAGCTGCTCGGGCGTGGTTTCGCGAGATCGAGAGGGTGATGGCGCCAGGGGGGCACTTTTTCTTTTCCACGCATGGCCCGCACGATATAGCAAGCCGGATCGCTTACAATTTCCCGAACCCGAAATACGAGCGCTTTGCTGGTGCTGATCATTGGACAAAGGAGCCGTTCTTGTCGGCTGCGATCACCGGCCTGCGGCGACAAGGGTATTTCTTTGCTCCCTACAAGGTCGTCGCTCATCAGGGCGATATCCGTGGGATAGATAATGCTAAAACTGACGATTGGGGGCTTATGTTTATGATGCCTGACTTCGTCAAGTCGCTTCTCCCCGAACGCCTCGAGGTCGTGAGCCGGTCAATTGCTCGCACAGGGGGGCGTCACGACGCGTATGTGGTCAAACGATTGTAG